CTGTTTGTTCGATTGGCTAGCGTGCTAGTGTTTCATCTTGCGTTGCTGCTGCATGTGCATTATCATCATGTATATATCATCTGTTGCGTTGCTGGTAGCAAAATGCTGTGATTTCTGTTAGCTGCAAGCAACCCAGAGTCATGATCATTTTAACTTGCTTTTTCAGGATATATCCGCAAGGTGGTTTTGTAAATATGATTCGTCAACCAAACTATTCGCCGCAATCCCAGGGAGAGAACTTTCATTTGATTGGTCAGAATATGGCATTCAACCCAATGTCTCCACCACATCCAGCAAGTACCTATGGAACACCTTCACCAGGAAGTACTGAACAAGCTGTGGAAGAAAACACTTCAGCTAACAAGAGTACAGAACAAGCTATGGAAGAAAGCACTGCAGCTAACAAGACTGTCAAACAAAGAAATTTGAGGTACTGGACTCATGACGAGGAAGAGCGGTTGGCTAGTTCTTGGTTGGAAATATCTAAGGACCCAATTTATGGAAATGATAAGCATCGTGATTCATTTTGGAAGGAAATCACTAATGAATTCAACAGGAAAGGGAATGGGAAGCGTACAAGGGAACTCAACCAATTGAAGGTGCACTGGTCACGCCTCAAGACAATAATTGGTGAGTGGAATGACTATTGGACTAAGGTTTGTCAAATGCACACAAGTGGTTACTCAGATGACATGCTGGAGGAAGAGGCACAGAAAATGTATGCAAACAGGCATGGAAAGAAGTTTACCTTGATCCATTGGTGGAAGATACTCAAAGATGAGCCTAAATGGTGTGCAATGTTCGTGAGTGAGAAAGACAACAATGACATAGTTGATATTCCTGATGCACAGATACGTCCCGAAGGCAGAGAAGCTGCAAAGGCTGAGCGCAGTGGAAAGCGTAAGAAAGAAAATGTCAAGGACGGAATTGTCATGCTTGGGGATAATATAGGGAAAATTATCAAGATTGAGGAAGATCGGAAGATGGAGCGTGACAAGGTCACAGAGGCACAAATTCAGATATCCAATGCAAACCTGCAGGCAGCGATGTTTAAGGTGTACAACTCCTTGCTTCATCAAGATACAGGGAACATGTCAGAAGATCAGAAGGCTAGACATGACAAGGCAATACGCAAGTTAGAAGAAAAGTTGTTTGCAGACTAAGGTGAGTTTTGTCTCAATGCAGCTCTGTACTTTAATCATTTGAATGCTTCACTATATCAGTTTGTAGGTGTAAATGCAGCAAAGTTTCAGTTTCTAGTTGTGAATGCTGCACTATATGCAGTTTCTAGTGTGAATCGGTGTGAACTGGTGCCTGTACGTATGTCTAGTGTGAATTGGTGTCAAGTGGTGCCCGtgcacctatatatatatacattctcTCCTCCCATTCTACTTGCCTGTGCACCTCTTTCCTCCCATCATCTCTTCTCCTCATCTCTTCTCCTCATCTCTAATAGCAGCTTGATCACAGATGTCTGAGGAAAGTGACAGTCCTCAAGGTAGTCCAATTCCGTTGTACTCGCTGGATGACTTCCTTGCAGAGGAGGAGATCATAGATGATGTTCTTCACCAAGCCAAGCTGCTCATACAGTCCAGCGTcaaagaacttgagaaggagGCTGCTGACCACAGATTGAATCCAAGGCAGCACATCAACAGGCCACGAGAGGAAGCACATACAAGATTGGTGAATGATTATTTCTCTGATAATCCTCTATACCCTCCGAATATTTTTCGCCGAAGGTTCCGCATGTCTAGGCCACTATTTGTGCGCATCGTTGATGCCTTGGGCCAATGGTCTCCGTATTTCACTCAGAGGGTCGATGCTCTTAATCGGCAAGGGCTCAGTCCACTACAAAAGTGTACTGCAGCTATCCGCCAACTAGCTACTGGTAGTTCTGCAGATGCACTAGATGAGTACTTGAAGATTGGGGAGACAACTGCAATGGAGTGTTTGAAGAATTTTGCCAAA
The sequence above is a segment of the Miscanthus floridulus cultivar M001 unplaced genomic scaffold, ASM1932011v1 fs_698_1, whole genome shotgun sequence genome. Coding sequences within it:
- the LOC136532720 gene encoding uncharacterized protein isoform X2; translated protein: MDPPPADDSSHGAAGRGGKSGKSRGRLGLKKPSPTPTAPTPTTTAPSPTLTAPASRPPVSWSPAAPAPTPTTPTPTPTAPAPGQAPGSFPALTCPPQGARWGSIPPNFAQDPNSWIYPQGGFVNMIRQPNYSPQSQGENFHLIGQNMAFNPMSPPHPASTYGTPSPGSTEQAVEENTSANKSTEQAMEESTAANKTVKQRNLRYWTHDEEERLASSWLEISKDPIYGNDKHRDSFWKEITNEFNRKGNGKRTRELNQLKVHWSRLKTIIGEWNDYWTKVCQMHTSGYSDDMLEEEAQKMYANRHGKKFTLIHWWKILKDEPKWCAMFVSEKDNNDIVDIPDAQIRPEGREAAKAERSGKRKKENVKDGIVMLGDNIGKIIKIEEDRKMERDKVTEAQIQISNANLQAAMFKVYNSLLHQDTGNMSEDQKARHDKAIRKLEEKLFAD